A single region of the Streptomyces vilmorinianum genome encodes:
- a CDS encoding PAS domain-containing protein — protein sequence MSAARSETTSVPGADLLAALLDGMDAALCAFDADGTVTHWNREAERILGWSAEEAVGRRGFDGWAARRADAAEALARLMGAMQAPGRLVHEFALLRKDGGRVLVRTQSAGVRGADGAPAGVYCAFSEVHAQIDLERSIALSEALFEDAPWGLVLVDVDLRPTVVNGHAARAMGAGRTTLLGRPLGELVVQGVEELEGALQHVLAEGPPRGPAEVWVTLRTAEGERRRCWRSGFVRLASPLAEEPVPLGVGWLFQDVTEERLAEQEADRLRFRYSQLHRAGAAAAECEDPREAATVLLDFALAGFADHALLDAAAGERRLVRVAATPTARPGPVVPVAGGGIPLRYPSGHPVLQALSRTGPVRASSVASTPQAAEDWAAERHWPRDAVHALCLPLRSRGRTVGAVTFLRAASRTAFERPDAVYAEAVAGRVAAYLDLADSVNATGSAGYRPDGHGDG from the coding sequence ATGAGTGCTGCCAGGAGCGAGACCACGTCCGTGCCAGGGGCCGATCTGTTGGCCGCGTTGCTCGACGGGATGGACGCGGCGCTCTGTGCCTTCGACGCCGACGGGACCGTCACGCACTGGAACCGTGAGGCCGAGCGGATTCTCGGCTGGTCGGCCGAAGAGGCCGTCGGGCGGCGGGGGTTCGACGGGTGGGCGGCGCGGCGGGCCGACGCGGCGGAGGCGTTGGCGCGGTTGATGGGGGCGATGCAGGCGCCGGGGCGGCTGGTGCACGAGTTCGCGCTGCTGCGGAAGGACGGCGGCCGGGTGCTCGTACGGACGCAGTCGGCGGGGGTGCGGGGCGCGGACGGCGCGCCGGCCGGGGTGTACTGCGCGTTCAGCGAGGTGCACGCGCAGATCGACCTGGAGCGGTCGATCGCGTTGAGCGAGGCGCTGTTCGAGGACGCGCCCTGGGGTCTCGTACTCGTCGACGTGGACCTGCGGCCGACGGTCGTCAACGGGCATGCGGCGCGGGCGATGGGCGCGGGCCGTACGACGCTGCTCGGGCGGCCGCTCGGTGAGCTGGTCGTGCAGGGTGTGGAGGAGCTGGAGGGCGCGCTCCAGCACGTGTTGGCGGAGGGCCCGCCGCGGGGCCCGGCCGAGGTGTGGGTGACGTTGCGGACCGCGGAGGGCGAGCGGCGGCGGTGCTGGCGCAGCGGGTTCGTGCGGCTGGCGTCGCCGCTGGCGGAGGAACCGGTGCCGCTGGGTGTGGGGTGGCTGTTCCAGGATGTCACCGAGGAGCGGCTGGCGGAGCAGGAGGCGGACCGGCTGCGGTTCCGGTACAGCCAGTTGCACCGGGCGGGTGCGGCGGCGGCCGAGTGCGAGGACCCGAGGGAGGCGGCGACGGTCCTGCTGGACTTCGCGCTGGCCGGTTTCGCCGACCACGCGCTGCTGGACGCGGCGGCGGGGGAGCGGCGGCTGGTCCGCGTGGCCGCCACTCCGACGGCCAGGCCCGGCCCGGTCGTCCCGGTGGCGGGCGGGGGCATTCCGCTGCGCTACCCGTCGGGCCATCCGGTGCTCCAGGCCCTCTCCCGTACGGGCCCGGTCCGGGCGTCGTCCGTCGCGTCGACCCCGCAGGCAGCCGAGGACTGGGCGGCGGAGCGCCACTGGCCGCGCGACGCGGTCCACGCGCTGTGCCTGCCGCTGCGCAGCCGCGGCCGTACCGTGGGCGCGGTGACCTTCCTCCGCGCGGCCTCGCGTACGGCCTTCGAGCGGCCGGACGCGGTGTACGCGGAGGCGGTGGCGGGCCGGGTGGCGGCCTACCTGGACCTGGCCGACTCCGTGAACGCGACGGGCTCGGCGGGATACCGCCCCGATGGACACGGGGACGGATGA
- a CDS encoding GlxA family transcriptional regulator, with the protein MPTPTPHRVVIAVFPDVDLLDVTGPAEVFALANRETAGRAGHAGYQVRLAGPVAGAVRTSAGVRVVADLGFGEVGGEVDTLLVPGAVDMTGDGPVARVDAEVVAWVKETAPHARRVASVCVGAHVLAAAGLLDGKTATTHWSTAAQLAADHPAVTVDPDPIFVRTDRGRVWTGAGISACLDLALALVAEDLGEDVALAVARQLVMYLKRQGGQSQFSVPLSRPAASRRDIDALRLWIADHLDEDLSVEALATRMCLSERHFARVFRQETGACPGAYVEAARVEVARRLLETTDRPLDQVAAAAGLGSVETLHRAFRRQLATTPAAYRRRFRTT; encoded by the coding sequence ATGCCCACCCCCACTCCGCACCGCGTCGTCATCGCGGTCTTCCCCGATGTCGATCTCCTCGACGTCACCGGCCCGGCCGAGGTCTTCGCACTGGCCAACCGGGAGACCGCCGGCCGAGCCGGACACGCCGGCTACCAGGTCCGGCTCGCCGGGCCGGTCGCCGGGGCGGTACGGACGTCGGCGGGAGTGCGGGTCGTGGCCGACCTGGGCTTCGGCGAGGTCGGCGGGGAGGTGGACACCCTGCTGGTGCCCGGCGCGGTCGACATGACCGGCGACGGGCCCGTCGCCCGCGTCGACGCCGAGGTCGTGGCGTGGGTGAAGGAGACCGCCCCGCACGCCCGGCGGGTGGCGTCGGTGTGTGTGGGCGCGCACGTGCTGGCGGCGGCCGGGCTGCTCGACGGGAAGACGGCGACCACGCACTGGTCGACCGCCGCCCAGCTCGCCGCCGACCATCCGGCCGTCACGGTCGACCCGGACCCGATCTTCGTCCGCACCGACCGCGGCCGGGTGTGGACGGGCGCCGGGATCAGCGCCTGCCTGGACCTCGCGCTCGCGCTCGTGGCCGAGGACCTCGGCGAGGACGTGGCCCTGGCCGTGGCCCGGCAGCTGGTGATGTACCTGAAGCGGCAGGGCGGGCAGAGCCAGTTCTCCGTACCGCTCAGCCGGCCCGCCGCCTCCCGCCGCGACATCGACGCGTTGCGGCTGTGGATCGCCGACCACCTCGACGAGGACCTGTCGGTCGAGGCACTGGCGACCCGGATGTGCCTGAGCGAGCGGCACTTCGCCCGGGTCTTCAGACAGGAGACGGGCGCCTGCCCCGGCGCCTACGTCGAAGCCGCCCGGGTCGAGGTGGCCCGGCGCCTCCTCGAGACCACCGACCGCCCGCTCGACCAGGTCGCGGCCGCGGCCGGGCTCGGCTCGGTCGAGACCCTGCACCGGGCGTTCAGGCGCCAGCTCGCCACCACCCCGGCGGCCTACCGCCGCCGCTTCCGCACCACCTGA
- a CDS encoding isochorismatase family protein encodes MTTNQPSTNQPSTTLRDVIGLDNRPPRLSDSALIMIDFQNTYRTGVMALEGAEEALAAAARLLQRARAAGTPVIHIVNDGGENTPYDIRAHIGAISDEVAPAGGEPVVVKRVPNAFHATDLEKTLTTLGIETGSGKDLVLAGFMTHMCVNHTAQGAFNLGYRPTVVAETTATRTLTAPDGTLLPAAALQTAALTAVTDLFGTVVPTVDALPA; translated from the coding sequence ATGACCACGAACCAGCCCTCCACGAACCAGCCCTCCACGACCCTGCGCGACGTGATCGGCCTCGACAACCGGCCGCCCAGGCTGAGCGACTCCGCCCTGATCATGATCGACTTCCAGAACACCTACCGCACCGGCGTCATGGCCCTGGAAGGTGCCGAGGAAGCCCTCGCCGCCGCCGCCCGCCTCCTGCAGCGCGCCCGCGCCGCCGGCACCCCCGTGATCCACATCGTCAACGACGGCGGCGAGAACACCCCGTACGACATCCGCGCCCACATCGGCGCCATCAGCGACGAGGTCGCCCCGGCGGGCGGCGAGCCGGTGGTGGTCAAGCGCGTCCCCAACGCCTTCCACGCCACCGACCTGGAGAAGACCCTGACCACCCTGGGCATCGAAACCGGCAGCGGCAAGGACCTCGTACTGGCGGGCTTCATGACGCACATGTGCGTCAACCACACCGCCCAGGGAGCCTTCAACCTCGGATATCGCCCCACGGTCGTCGCCGAGACCACGGCGACCCGCACCCTCACGGCCCCCGACGGCACACTCCTGCCCGCCGCCGCCCTCCAGACCGCCGCACTGACCGCCGTCACGGACCTGTTCGGCACGGTCGTCCCCACCGTCGACGCCCTCCCCGCCTGA
- the pdxH gene encoding pyridoxamine 5'-phosphate oxidase: MREQYRTTELTVADLAPEPIEQFTRWFKDAATNPAIHEPNAMVVSTATPDGRPSSRTVLLKHFDEAGFVFYTNYGSRKGGELAANPYISLLFPWHPLARQVIVTGRAARTGRDETVAYFRTRPHGSQLGAWASHQSTVIESRDELLTRYEELAARYPDDEQVPVPPEWGGFRIVPETVEFWQGHENRLHDRLRYVRMGDGDDWRVERLSP, translated from the coding sequence ATGCGCGAGCAGTACCGCACCACGGAGCTGACCGTGGCCGACCTCGCCCCCGAACCGATCGAACAGTTCACGCGCTGGTTCAAGGACGCCGCCACGAACCCGGCGATCCACGAGCCGAACGCGATGGTCGTCTCGACCGCGACCCCCGACGGCCGCCCGTCCTCCCGCACGGTGCTGCTCAAGCACTTCGACGAGGCCGGCTTCGTCTTCTACACCAACTACGGCTCCCGCAAGGGCGGCGAACTGGCGGCCAATCCGTACATCTCGCTGCTCTTCCCCTGGCACCCGCTGGCCCGCCAGGTCATCGTCACCGGCCGCGCGGCCCGCACCGGCCGCGACGAGACCGTGGCGTACTTCCGCACCCGCCCCCACGGCTCCCAGCTGGGCGCGTGGGCGAGCCACCAGTCCACGGTGATCGAGTCCCGCGACGAGCTCCTCACCCGCTACGAGGAGCTGGCCGCGCGCTACCCGGACGACGAGCAGGTGCCGGTGCCGCCGGAGTGGGGCGGCTTCCGGATCGTGCCGGAGACGGTGGAGTTCTGGCAGGGCCACGAGAACCGGCTGCACGACCGGCTGCGGTACGTACGGATGGGGGACGGCGACGACTGGCGGGTGGAGCGCCTCTCACCCTGA
- a CDS encoding citrate synthase 2, protein MSDFVPGLEGVVAFETEIAEPDKEGGALRYRGVDIEDLVGHVSFGNVWGLLVDGAFAPGLPPAEPFPIPVHSGDIRVDVQSALAMLAPVWGLKPLLDIDAEQARDDLARAAVMALSYVAQSARGQGLPMVPQSEIDKAQSVVERFMIRWRGEPDPKHVKAVDAYWTSAAEHGMNASTFTARVIASTGADVAAALSGAVGAMSGPLHGGAPSRVLGMIEEIERTGDATAYVKQALDKGERLMGFGHRVYRAEDPRARVLRRTAKELAAPRFEVAEALEKAALEELHNRRPDRVLATNVEFWAAIVLDFAEVPAHMFTSMFTCARTAGWSAHILEQKRTGRLVRPSARYTGPARRNPQEIAGYADLADFAG, encoded by the coding sequence ATGTCCGACTTCGTACCCGGACTCGAGGGAGTCGTCGCGTTCGAAACGGAGATCGCCGAACCCGACAAGGAGGGCGGCGCTCTTCGGTACCGCGGCGTCGACATCGAGGATCTGGTCGGTCACGTCTCGTTCGGCAACGTGTGGGGCCTGCTGGTCGACGGGGCGTTCGCCCCCGGTCTGCCGCCGGCCGAGCCGTTCCCGATCCCGGTGCACTCCGGCGACATCCGCGTCGACGTCCAGTCCGCGCTCGCCATGCTCGCCCCCGTCTGGGGCCTCAAACCGCTTCTCGACATCGACGCCGAGCAGGCCCGCGACGACCTCGCCCGGGCCGCCGTCATGGCGCTGTCGTACGTCGCCCAGTCGGCGCGCGGTCAGGGCCTGCCGATGGTGCCGCAGAGCGAGATCGACAAGGCGCAGTCGGTCGTCGAGCGGTTCATGATCCGCTGGCGCGGCGAGCCGGACCCGAAGCACGTCAAGGCCGTCGACGCGTACTGGACCTCGGCCGCCGAGCACGGCATGAACGCCTCGACGTTCACCGCGCGCGTCATCGCCTCGACGGGCGCGGACGTGGCCGCGGCCCTGTCCGGCGCCGTCGGTGCCATGTCCGGGCCGCTGCACGGCGGCGCCCCGTCCCGCGTCCTCGGCATGATCGAGGAGATCGAGCGGACCGGCGACGCCACGGCGTACGTCAAGCAGGCGCTCGACAAGGGCGAGCGGCTGATGGGCTTCGGCCACCGCGTCTACCGCGCCGAGGACCCGCGCGCCCGCGTTCTGCGCCGTACGGCCAAGGAGCTCGCCGCGCCGCGCTTCGAGGTCGCGGAGGCGCTGGAGAAGGCGGCTCTGGAGGAGCTGCACAACCGGCGTCCGGACCGTGTGCTCGCGACGAACGTCGAGTTCTGGGCGGCGATCGTCCTCGACTTCGCCGAGGTACCGGCGCACATGTTCACGTCGATGTTCACCTGCGCCCGTACGGCGGGCTGGTCGGCGCACATCCTGGAGCAGAAGCGCACGGGGCGCCTGGTGCGGCCGTCGGCGCGCTACACCGGCCCGGCGCGGCGCAACCCGCAGGAGATCGCGGGCTACGCCGACCTGGCCGACTTCGCGGGCTGA
- a CDS encoding zinc ribbon domain-containing protein, translating to MKDGPKPLHVRVWTCGCCGAVLDRDINAAVNVAKAAGLAVSACGAQVRPVSVPAQRGEAGTHRDGRLTAVGIPTR from the coding sequence GTGAAGGATGGTCCCAAGCCCCTCCACGTCCGCGTGTGGACGTGCGGGTGCTGCGGGGCCGTCCTCGACCGGGACATCAACGCGGCCGTCAACGTCGCCAAGGCCGCCGGACTGGCGGTGTCAGCCTGTGGAGCGCAGGTAAGACCGGTATCCGTACCGGCACAGCGCGGTGAAGCAGGAACCCACCGAGACGGTCGGCTGACCGCGGTAGGAATCCCCACCCGGTAG
- a CDS encoding RNA-guided endonuclease InsQ/TnpB family protein, giving the protein MQLRCSFRLYPNGPQPAALARAFGCARVVYNDALRARETARAAGESFPKSAELSKLLITEARKTPARVWLSEVSAVVLQQSLRDLDAAYRNFFDGLKGKRPRMGAPRLKSRKDSRVCALHRERRLEDHFPWRPVVAEGWQGAGEWSRSLPSVPPSLTVVKDAAGRYFASFVVETEPETPPDTDSVVGIDLGLGHFAVLSDGTNVDAPRFLRRAEKKLKRTQRALSRKAKGSKIWDKARVKAARAHARVSDARREFHHQLSTKLIRENQAVAVEDLG; this is encoded by the coding sequence ATGCAGCTTCGGTGCAGCTTTCGCCTGTACCCGAACGGTCCTCAACCTGCTGCGCTGGCACGGGCATTCGGGTGTGCGCGGGTGGTCTACAATGACGCGCTTCGCGCTCGTGAGACCGCCCGTGCTGCGGGCGAGTCTTTCCCGAAGTCCGCTGAGCTGTCGAAGCTGCTGATCACGGAGGCGAGGAAGACGCCCGCCAGGGTCTGGCTGAGCGAAGTCTCTGCGGTCGTCCTGCAGCAGTCCCTGCGGGATCTGGATGCGGCGTATCGGAATTTCTTCGACGGCTTGAAAGGCAAGCGCCCGCGAATGGGGGCGCCTCGACTGAAGAGCCGGAAGGACAGCCGGGTCTGTGCGCTTCACCGCGAACGCCGGTTGGAAGATCACTTCCCGTGGAGACCTGTCGTTGCCGAAGGTTGGCAAGGTGCGGGTGAATGGTCCCGGTCTCTGCCTTCGGTGCCACCGTCGTTGACGGTGGTCAAGGATGCCGCTGGTCGGTACTTCGCCTCCTTCGTGGTGGAGACCGAACCCGAGACACCGCCCGACACGGATTCCGTGGTCGGCATCGACCTCGGGCTGGGGCACTTCGCCGTCCTGTCGGACGGCACGAATGTCGACGCTCCGCGTTTTCTTCGCCGGGCGGAGAAGAAGCTCAAACGCACGCAACGGGCTCTGAGCCGCAAGGCGAAGGGGTCGAAGATTTGGGACAAGGCCAGGGTCAAGGCAGCCCGCGCTCACGCGCGGGTGTCCGACGCGCGGCGCGAGTTCCACCACCAGCTCTCCACCAAGCTGATCCGCGAGAACCAAGCGGTCGCGGTGGAGGACCTGGGGTGA
- a CDS encoding GNAT family N-acetyltransferase — protein sequence MITLRPLVPDDAPALCRVYSGASVRFTSGKSLTADQAEDKIRAILAAAEATPRDLWTWGVVVAGELIGCVGLRPRSATMATISYILREDAWGHGYATKAVANLLAFSCTLPGLESVEAKHHPENPASGRVLTKNGFARIGDTDILSEAGVTCFPTYGLHLYQRGSPSRECSCAWW from the coding sequence GTGATCACCTTGCGCCCGCTGGTCCCGGACGACGCCCCAGCTCTCTGCCGCGTCTACAGCGGCGCCTCGGTCCGCTTCACCTCCGGCAAGTCCCTCACGGCGGACCAGGCGGAGGACAAGATCCGCGCCATCCTCGCCGCCGCCGAAGCGACGCCACGAGACCTGTGGACATGGGGAGTCGTCGTCGCGGGCGAGCTGATCGGATGTGTGGGTCTGCGACCAAGGTCCGCGACCATGGCCACCATCAGCTACATCCTCCGGGAAGACGCCTGGGGCCACGGCTACGCCACCAAGGCAGTCGCCAACCTGCTCGCCTTTTCCTGCACCCTGCCAGGTCTGGAGTCCGTTGAGGCCAAGCATCACCCTGAGAACCCCGCCTCGGGCAGAGTCCTCACGAAGAACGGGTTCGCCCGCATCGGTGACACGGACATCTTGTCGGAAGCGGGTGTTACCTGCTTTCCGACGTATGGGCTCCACCTGTATCAGCGCGGTAGTCCCTCGCGCGAATGTTCTTGTGCGTGGTGGTGA
- a CDS encoding protein kinase domain-containing protein, whose protein sequence is MGPTTPPPDEAVDLLTERFGVPLTARLLSDRRGSRAWKLRGDGLDLALKANVPDAARARDKAVELEQENGNLVRLVNAGAIDSSYRIDAGPWKGGRWLAVRWVDGVPLWRSLALARGPEGDRPSVRPWLLGVARTWAQCLVDMHAAGWAHADVQPTNTLVDAGTVHIIDYALACGPGNDPQVPYRGALTHTTAPEIADTILSTADDTHIHARPPADIWGLGASLFWCWTGQRPVGYEDDTPRADKLHAIAQARTLRLAEARPWPFPAFEEAINACLAPEPDTRPTAAELVSALTTEAHP, encoded by the coding sequence ATGGGCCCAACAACTCCTCCTCCCGACGAGGCCGTCGACCTCCTCACCGAGCGGTTCGGCGTGCCCCTCACGGCCCGCCTCCTGAGCGACCGGCGCGGCTCGCGGGCCTGGAAGCTGAGGGGTGACGGCCTTGATCTGGCGCTCAAGGCCAACGTCCCCGACGCCGCCCGTGCGCGGGACAAGGCCGTCGAGCTGGAGCAGGAGAACGGCAACCTCGTCCGCCTCGTGAACGCCGGCGCGATCGACAGCTCGTATCGGATCGACGCAGGCCCATGGAAGGGCGGCCGGTGGCTCGCGGTGCGCTGGGTCGACGGGGTACCCCTGTGGCGTTCGCTGGCCCTGGCTCGTGGCCCGGAGGGAGACCGTCCCTCGGTCCGTCCGTGGCTCCTCGGCGTCGCCCGGACCTGGGCCCAGTGCCTCGTCGACATGCACGCCGCCGGTTGGGCACACGCCGACGTACAGCCCACCAACACCCTCGTGGACGCGGGCACCGTGCACATCATCGACTACGCCCTTGCCTGCGGCCCCGGCAACGACCCGCAGGTGCCCTACCGAGGAGCACTCACCCACACCACGGCCCCCGAGATCGCCGACACGATCCTGTCCACGGCAGACGACACCCACATCCACGCCCGGCCCCCAGCCGACATCTGGGGCCTGGGCGCCTCCCTGTTCTGGTGCTGGACCGGACAGCGACCCGTCGGGTACGAGGACGACACCCCTCGTGCCGACAAACTCCACGCGATCGCTCAGGCCCGTACGCTCCGCCTCGCCGAGGCGCGGCCGTGGCCGTTCCCCGCCTTCGAGGAAGCGATCAACGCCTGCCTGGCCCCGGAGCCGGACACGCGGCCCACCGCCGCCGAACTCGTGTCTGCCCTCACGACGGAGGCCCACCCGTGA
- a CDS encoding DUF6875 domain-containing protein: protein MRIDGASRPTAGALRLVEPRTGEPKSVDVTDYIQQMAAHCPYLAPSVERELTGWTVYRADGDAEAVEAELFHAGTQAAEWIRPLAGRPHGALVCENIVLLGDVTGARHRELMTWPHWALKNLYGPVGVMFGKFYEGDEEISQIGERIPAAPFSFIAVRAAVRRRDPRFLQATPDLAAALAVAQDDGRDVFEHVPYDWKEVRAWAQQLLLPTRPSTSSPSGSACPSRPAS, encoded by the coding sequence ATGCGTATCGACGGAGCGTCCCGGCCGACCGCTGGGGCGCTCCGCCTCGTCGAGCCCCGCACCGGCGAACCGAAGTCCGTGGACGTGACCGACTACATCCAGCAGATGGCAGCCCACTGCCCCTACCTTGCCCCGTCCGTCGAGCGCGAACTCACCGGCTGGACGGTCTACCGGGCGGACGGCGACGCCGAGGCGGTGGAGGCGGAGCTGTTCCACGCCGGGACGCAGGCAGCCGAATGGATACGACCCCTTGCCGGCCGCCCCCACGGCGCCCTCGTGTGCGAGAACATCGTGCTCCTGGGTGACGTTACCGGGGCACGACATCGCGAACTGATGACGTGGCCGCATTGGGCGCTCAAGAACCTGTACGGGCCGGTCGGTGTCATGTTCGGCAAGTTCTATGAAGGCGATGAGGAGATCAGCCAGATAGGAGAGCGAATCCCGGCCGCTCCTTTCTCGTTCATCGCCGTGCGGGCAGCGGTCCGCCGACGCGATCCACGGTTTCTGCAAGCCACCCCGGACTTGGCCGCCGCGCTCGCTGTGGCCCAGGACGACGGTCGCGATGTGTTCGAGCACGTACCTTACGACTGGAAGGAAGTCCGGGCATGGGCCCAACAACTCCTCCTCCCGACGAGGCCGTCGACCTCCTCACCGAGCGGTTCGGCGTGCCCCTCACGGCCCGCCTCCTGA
- a CDS encoding tetratricopeptide repeat protein translates to MVSRWENEDRLPDPVSRKLLSAEFGVPEETLRRAVVLARRLRRQRHDALRNEQESDVDRREFIAASAGVGIAVIQPASLLSSGRRLGSDVPRQLSARTARLRRLDDFVGGGDTLHMYVDELSVTTRLAGEGVYTEQTGRALRGIIAEQAQLAGWAAYDAGQYEEARRHYMTALAASKAAEDPALEGNSLAFLAYLEWTVGGGAGIAYATAGLEVIGRAGFAPAVRALLADRLAWQHATSGHEREADYALKLAEEAINEHSDHPTPDWAYWVDHDEIAIMTGRCWAELHRPLRAIPALEDALSRYDDTRARDKALYLSWLASAYLDAGEVEQAAAITGRVLDLSQGLASTRPAGRARLIMKRLGAHRTLAPVSALLERAEV, encoded by the coding sequence ATGGTGTCGAGGTGGGAGAACGAGGATCGGCTTCCCGACCCGGTGTCACGCAAGCTGCTGTCGGCCGAGTTCGGCGTGCCGGAGGAGACGCTGAGACGCGCGGTTGTACTTGCCCGGCGTCTTCGCCGCCAGCGGCACGACGCCCTCCGGAACGAGCAGGAGTCGGATGTGGACCGCCGCGAATTCATCGCCGCTTCGGCGGGCGTCGGCATCGCCGTCATACAGCCCGCTTCGCTGCTCTCTTCAGGGCGGAGGCTCGGGTCCGACGTGCCACGGCAGTTGAGCGCGCGCACGGCCCGGCTGCGGCGCCTTGACGACTTCGTCGGTGGCGGCGACACCCTTCACATGTACGTCGACGAGTTGTCGGTCACGACCAGGCTCGCCGGCGAGGGCGTCTATACCGAGCAGACAGGCAGGGCGCTGCGCGGGATCATCGCCGAGCAGGCTCAGCTCGCCGGGTGGGCTGCGTACGACGCCGGCCAGTACGAGGAGGCCCGCCGCCACTACATGACCGCGCTGGCGGCCTCCAAGGCAGCGGAGGACCCGGCCTTGGAAGGCAACTCCCTCGCGTTCCTTGCCTACCTTGAGTGGACTGTGGGCGGCGGTGCAGGCATTGCGTACGCGACAGCAGGGTTGGAGGTGATCGGTCGCGCCGGCTTCGCTCCGGCCGTGCGGGCGCTGCTGGCGGACCGGCTTGCCTGGCAGCACGCCACGTCGGGCCACGAGCGCGAAGCGGACTACGCGCTCAAGCTCGCGGAGGAAGCGATCAACGAGCACTCCGACCACCCCACGCCGGACTGGGCGTACTGGGTCGACCACGACGAAATCGCGATCATGACGGGACGCTGCTGGGCGGAGCTGCACCGGCCGCTCCGGGCCATCCCGGCGCTGGAAGACGCGCTGAGCCGGTACGACGACACTCGGGCCCGGGACAAGGCTCTGTATTTGTCGTGGCTGGCTTCGGCGTACCTGGACGCGGGAGAGGTCGAACAGGCAGCGGCGATCACCGGTCGGGTTCTGGACCTCTCTCAAGGGCTGGCGTCGACTCGTCCGGCGGGGCGGGCGCGGCTGATCATGAAGCGGCTGGGGGCCCACAGGACCCTCGCCCCCGTGAGCGCGCTGCTGGAGCGCGCAGAGGTCTAG
- the cutA gene encoding divalent-cation tolerance protein CutA: MTDFLIVMTTVDSQDAARKLSRSAVEANLAASGQVTGPIETTYRHLGEVCEGTEWQVTFRTTADRRAALEECLVAKHPYDSPEVIALGVDSGRAEYLEWVTRATR, encoded by the coding sequence ATGACCGATTTCTTGATCGTGATGACGACGGTGGATTCCCAGGACGCCGCCCGCAAGCTTTCTCGCTCGGCAGTGGAGGCGAATCTGGCGGCTTCAGGCCAGGTGACCGGACCCATTGAGACGACGTATCGGCATCTCGGTGAGGTTTGTGAGGGCACGGAGTGGCAGGTGACGTTCCGTACGACCGCCGACCGCCGTGCGGCCCTGGAGGAGTGCCTGGTGGCCAAGCATCCTTACGACTCACCCGAGGTCATCGCCCTGGGAGTCGATTCGGGGCGGGCCGAGTACCTGGAGTGGGTCACCAGGGCCACCCGCTAG
- a CDS encoding isopenicillin N synthase family dioxygenase — protein MTHSSSYASQLPIVDLSAADRGPQARRLLHAQLHSAAHDVGFFQLVGHGVSQAETDALTSAMRAFFALPEADRLALDNINSPHFRGYTRIGDERTGGSRDWRDQLDIGAERPARVPGPGEAPYWWLQGPNQWPAALPELRLAALNWIERLSGVAERLLHELLASIGAPAGFYDDIFGDRAHPHLKLVRYPGSAGDGADQGVGAHKDYGFLTLLLQDQVGGLQVEREDGLFHDVPPLPGAFVVNLGELLEVATNGYLLATNHRVVSPPGATERFSVPFFYNPRLDARIAPLPFPYASTAPGVTADPANPLFAEYGRNELKGKLRAHPLVAARHHADLLLAENRPAVPA, from the coding sequence ATGACGCACAGCTCCTCGTACGCATCCCAGCTTCCGATCGTCGACCTCTCCGCCGCCGACCGCGGCCCCCAGGCCCGGCGTCTCCTCCACGCGCAGCTCCACAGCGCCGCCCACGACGTCGGCTTCTTCCAGCTCGTCGGGCACGGAGTGAGCCAGGCCGAGACCGACGCGCTCACCTCCGCCATGCGGGCCTTCTTCGCGCTTCCCGAGGCCGACCGGCTCGCCCTCGACAACATCAACTCGCCGCACTTCCGTGGCTACACCCGCATCGGCGACGAGCGCACCGGCGGCTCCCGCGACTGGCGCGACCAGCTCGACATCGGCGCCGAGCGCCCCGCGCGCGTCCCCGGCCCCGGCGAGGCCCCGTACTGGTGGCTCCAGGGCCCCAACCAGTGGCCCGCCGCCCTCCCCGAGCTGCGTCTGGCCGCCCTGAACTGGATCGAGCGGCTCAGCGGGGTCGCCGAGCGGCTGCTGCACGAGCTGCTCGCCTCGATCGGCGCGCCCGCCGGCTTCTACGACGACATCTTCGGCGACCGGGCCCACCCGCACCTCAAACTGGTGCGCTACCCGGGCAGCGCCGGCGACGGCGCCGACCAGGGCGTCGGCGCCCACAAGGACTACGGCTTCCTGACCCTGCTCCTGCAGGACCAGGTCGGCGGCCTCCAGGTCGAGCGCGAGGACGGCCTCTTCCACGACGTACCGCCGCTGCCGGGCGCGTTCGTCGTCAACCTCGGCGAGCTCCTCGAAGTGGCGACCAACGGCTATCTCCTCGCCACCAACCACCGGGTGGTCTCCCCGCCCGGAGCGACGGAACGCTTCTCCGTCCCGTTCTTCTACAACCCACGGCTCGACGCCCGGATCGCCCCGCTGCCCTTCCCGTACGCCTCCACGGCGCCCGGGGTCACGGCCGACCCGGCGAACCCGCTGTTCGCCGAGTACGGCCGCAACGAACTCAAGGGCAAGCTGCGCGCCCACCCGCTGGTCGCGGCCCGCCACCACGCGGACCTGCTCCTCGCGGAGAATCGGCCCGCAGTACCCGCATAG